A stretch of the uncultured Trichococcus sp. genome encodes the following:
- a CDS encoding amino acid ABC transporter substrate-binding protein/permease yields MLSKKLRLKLPMLFMALGFFIFGSARHEVVEATETHKFVIATDTTFAPFEFQDANGDFVGIDMELIQAIAEDQGFEVEIRPLGFNAALQALETKQVDGVIAGMSITDERKQTFDFSEPYFESGVVMAVADDSDISSYEDLEGENVAVKTGTEGATFAESIKDEYGFTTTVFEDSANMYQDVLAGNSVAAFEDYPVMAYAIEDQGLALKLATEKEAGSSYGFAVAKDTNPELLAMFNAGLANLKANGTYQAIQEKYLGASVDTSLDVPAQNGKTYIIATDTTFAPFEFQDINGNYVGIDMDLIREIAKNQGFGIEIRPLGFNAALQALEAKQVDAVIAGMSITDERKQTFDFSDPYFESGVVMAVAANSDIDSYEDLEGLTVAVKTGTEGATFAESIKDEYGFTLSTFDDSANMYQDVIAGNSVAAFEDYPVMAYAIEGQGIALKLATEKEAGGSYGIAVAKDTNPELLNMINTGLANLQSNGTYEKIVNRYLGSDIEASNTSFFGLIQENWKTLLQGLGRTILITFASIVIALALGIVIGLLSVSPNKAMNWIATIYVDIMRGVPLIVLAFFVYFSIPQLMGIRMSSTLAGIITLSLNAAAYLAEIFRGGIKAVDVGQMEAGRSLGLTYQTTMNKIILPQAIRIMIPSFINQFVITLKDTSILSIIGLVELTQTGKIIIARTYASGNMWLIIGLMYIIVITILTKISKNLEGRLKNG; encoded by the coding sequence ATGTTAAGCAAGAAACTGCGACTTAAGTTGCCGATGCTCTTCATGGCTTTGGGCTTTTTTATTTTTGGATCAGCCCGACACGAAGTAGTGGAGGCAACAGAAACACATAAGTTTGTCATCGCGACAGACACAACATTTGCACCATTTGAATTCCAGGATGCGAACGGCGATTTTGTCGGCATCGACATGGAACTCATCCAAGCAATTGCGGAGGACCAAGGATTCGAAGTGGAGATTCGCCCATTGGGATTCAATGCCGCGCTACAGGCCTTGGAGACCAAGCAAGTTGACGGCGTCATCGCCGGCATGAGCATCACCGACGAACGCAAACAAACCTTCGACTTTTCGGAGCCGTATTTTGAAAGTGGCGTGGTCATGGCAGTTGCCGACGACAGCGACATTTCAAGCTACGAAGATTTGGAAGGCGAGAACGTGGCAGTCAAAACCGGTACGGAAGGCGCAACGTTTGCCGAATCGATCAAAGATGAATATGGCTTCACTACCACCGTTTTTGAAGATTCAGCCAACATGTATCAGGATGTCCTAGCCGGCAATTCCGTAGCGGCATTTGAAGACTATCCGGTAATGGCCTACGCCATCGAAGACCAAGGTTTGGCGCTTAAATTGGCTACCGAAAAAGAAGCCGGCAGTTCATACGGTTTTGCGGTAGCTAAAGATACAAACCCTGAATTGTTGGCAATGTTCAACGCAGGCTTGGCCAATCTGAAGGCGAACGGCACTTACCAAGCCATCCAAGAGAAGTATCTTGGTGCTTCCGTGGACACAAGCCTGGATGTTCCGGCACAGAACGGAAAAACCTACATCATCGCAACAGACACAACTTTCGCCCCATTCGAGTTCCAGGATATCAACGGCAACTATGTGGGCATCGATATGGATCTGATCCGTGAAATCGCCAAAAACCAAGGTTTCGGAATCGAAATTCGCCCGTTAGGTTTCAATGCGGCCCTACAAGCATTGGAAGCTAAACAAGTGGATGCCGTCATCGCCGGCATGAGCATCACCGACGAGCGCAAACAGACCTTTGATTTCTCTGACCCGTATTTCGAGAGCGGTGTGGTTATGGCAGTTGCTGCCAATAGCGACATTGACAGCTATGAAGACCTGGAAGGTCTTACTGTGGCAGTGAAGACCGGTACGGAAGGTGCTACTTTTGCTGAATCAATCAAGGATGAATATGGCTTCACTTTATCGACTTTCGATGATTCAGCCAATATGTACCAAGACGTCATCGCCGGCAATTCCGTTGCGGCATTCGAAGATTACCCGGTTATGGCTTATGCCATCGAAGGACAAGGCATCGCCTTGAAACTGGCTACCGAAAAAGAAGCAGGCGGCTCTTACGGCATCGCAGTCGCGAAAGACACGAACCCGGAGCTGTTGAACATGATCAACACAGGGTTGGCTAACTTGCAATCCAATGGTACTTATGAAAAAATCGTCAACAGATATCTCGGTTCCGACATCGAAGCAAGCAATACGTCCTTCTTCGGACTGATCCAAGAAAACTGGAAAACATTATTGCAAGGTTTGGGACGAACGATCCTGATCACTTTTGCATCCATCGTGATCGCATTGGCATTGGGTATCGTCATCGGCTTGTTGAGCGTTTCCCCTAACAAGGCAATGAACTGGATCGCGACCATCTACGTTGACATCATGCGCGGTGTGCCGTTGATCGTCTTGGCATTCTTCGTGTACTTCTCGATTCCGCAATTGATGGGGATCCGGATGAGTTCGACGCTTGCCGGGATCATCACTTTGAGCTTGAATGCGGCAGCTTATCTGGCCGAAATTTTCCGCGGCGGCATCAAAGCGGTTGATGTCGGACAGATGGAAGCAGGACGCAGCTTAGGTTTGACTTATCAAACGACGATGAATAAAATCATTTTGCCGCAAGCAATCCGCATCATGATCCCTTCGTTCATCAATCAATTCGTCATTACCTTGAAAGACACTTCCATTTTATCCATCATCGGACTTGTCGAGTTGACACAGACCGGTAAGATCATTATCGCCAGAACCTACGCTTCCGGTAACATGTGGTTGATCATCGGCTTGATGTACATTATCGTCATCACGATCCTTACGAAGATTTCCAAAAACCTTGAAGGGAGATTAAAGAATGGCTAA